In Halomonas denitrificans, one DNA window encodes the following:
- the prmC gene encoding peptide chain release factor N(5)-glutamine methyltransferase produces the protein MSGSSDENRVRLDAVTGPYADRIETREMRQLAAAILDRSTAWVFAHGDHRLTAAEADRLAGLLARRTDGEPLHYLLGEREFFGRPFRVGPDVLIPRPETEHLVEAVLALDLPAGARVADVGTGSGCIGLTLASERPDWSIVLTDLSDAALEVAEANRARLGNDNVRRVRSDLLSAVEGPFDAVVSNPPYIAADDPHLDRGDLRFEPRVALTDGADGLSLIRSLVAQAFERLAPSGWLWLEHGHDQAKAVRGLFAAAGFESLETRTDLAGIERISGGRRPAG, from the coding sequence GTGTCCGGCTCGAGCGACGAGAATCGGGTCCGGCTGGACGCAGTCACCGGCCCCTATGCCGACCGGATCGAAACCCGCGAGATGCGCCAGCTGGCCGCGGCGATCCTCGACCGCAGCACAGCCTGGGTGTTCGCCCACGGCGACCATCGCCTGACGGCCGCCGAAGCCGACCGGCTGGCCGGCCTGCTGGCCCGACGAACCGACGGAGAACCGCTCCACTACCTGCTCGGCGAGCGCGAGTTCTTCGGCCGCCCCTTCCGGGTCGGGCCGGACGTGCTGATTCCGCGCCCGGAAACCGAGCACCTGGTCGAAGCCGTGCTGGCGCTCGACCTTCCTGCCGGCGCGCGGGTCGCCGACGTTGGCACCGGCTCGGGCTGCATCGGCCTGACCCTTGCGTCCGAACGACCCGACTGGTCGATCGTCCTGACCGATCTCTCCGACGCCGCGCTCGAGGTCGCCGAAGCCAACCGGGCGAGACTCGGCAACGACAACGTGCGCCGGGTCCGGTCCGACCTGCTCTCTGCCGTCGAAGGCCCCTTCGACGCCGTGGTCAGCAACCCGCCCTATATCGCCGCCGATGACCCGCACCTGGATCGCGGCGACCTGCGCTTCGAACCGCGCGTCGCCCTGACCGACGGCGCCGACGGCCTGTCGCTGATCCGATCCCTGGTCGCGCAGGCGTTCGAGCGTCTCGCGCCGAGCGGATGGCTCTGGCTGGAGCACGGCCACGACCAGGCGAAGGCCGTGCGCGGCCTGTTTGCCGCTGCCGGCTTCGAGTCGCTGGAGACTCGGACCGACCTGGCGGGCATCGAGCGCATCAGCGGGGGGCGACGACCGGCCGGTTGA
- the nuoN gene encoding NADH-quinone oxidoreductase subunit NuoN codes for MSVSELQLALPEIFIAAMACVVLVADLFVTESRRGLTHTLALMVLAFAVIITLRMMTPAGESLLAFSDTFVRDRFGDIVKLFAYLVLMGVFVYAKHFLRMAGLFKGEFYSLSLFALLGVMIMISAGSLLTVYLGLELLALSSYALVALNRDSASGAEAAMKYFILGSLASGILLFGMSLIYGATGTLALTEVSAALGQAASGDALLAFGLVFLVVGIAFKLGAVPFHMWLPDVYQGAPAAVTLLIASLPKLGYLALAIRLLSDGMGPLHADWQMMLAVLAALSMILGNVVAIAQSNFKRMLAYSTISHVGFILLGLLAGSAAGYAAATFYTIVYTLMSAGAFAMMILLSHQGVEAENLDDFKGLAKRSPWFALMMLMLMFSLAGIPVFVGFFAKWQVIAAAIQAGFTGLSILAVVTAVIGAFYYLRVVKLMYFDDPENTTPVDAPFDFKTVLSINGVAMLALGIFSSGLISLCVSAFG; via the coding sequence ATGAGCGTTTCGGAACTGCAGCTCGCGCTGCCGGAAATCTTCATTGCCGCCATGGCCTGCGTCGTGCTGGTCGCGGACCTGTTCGTGACCGAGTCCCGGCGCGGCCTGACCCATACACTGGCGCTGATGGTGCTGGCCTTCGCCGTGATCATCACCCTTCGGATGATGACGCCGGCGGGCGAATCCCTGCTGGCGTTCAGCGACACCTTCGTTCGCGACCGCTTCGGCGACATCGTGAAGCTGTTCGCCTACCTGGTGCTGATGGGCGTATTCGTCTACGCCAAGCACTTCCTGCGCATGGCCGGACTGTTCAAGGGCGAGTTCTATTCGCTGAGCCTGTTTGCACTGCTGGGCGTGATGATCATGATCTCTGCCGGCAGCCTGCTGACCGTCTACCTGGGCCTCGAGCTGCTGGCGCTGTCGAGCTATGCACTCGTCGCGCTGAACCGCGATTCGGCCAGCGGCGCCGAGGCGGCGATGAAGTACTTCATTCTCGGGTCCCTGGCCTCGGGCATCCTTCTGTTCGGCATGAGCCTGATCTACGGCGCGACGGGGACGCTCGCGCTCACCGAGGTCTCGGCCGCGCTGGGCCAGGCGGCCTCCGGGGATGCGCTGCTGGCCTTCGGGCTGGTGTTCCTGGTCGTCGGCATCGCGTTCAAGCTTGGCGCCGTGCCGTTCCACATGTGGTTGCCCGACGTCTACCAGGGTGCGCCCGCCGCGGTCACGCTGCTGATCGCCTCGCTGCCCAAGCTGGGTTATCTCGCCCTGGCCATCCGGCTGCTTTCCGACGGCATGGGCCCGCTGCACGCGGACTGGCAGATGATGCTGGCGGTGCTCGCCGCGCTGTCCATGATCCTCGGCAACGTGGTCGCGATTGCCCAGTCCAATTTCAAGCGGATGCTGGCGTACTCGACGATCTCCCACGTCGGCTTCATCCTGCTCGGCCTGCTGGCCGGCAGCGCGGCCGGCTACGCTGCGGCGACCTTCTACACGATCGTCTACACGCTGATGTCTGCCGGGGCCTTCGCGATGATGATCCTGTTGTCGCACCAGGGCGTGGAAGCCGAAAACCTCGACGACTTCAAGGGCCTGGCGAAGCGCAGCCCGTGGTTCGCGCTGATGATGCTGATGCTGATGTTCTCGCTGGCCGGCATCCCCGTCTTCGTCGGTTTCTTTGCCAAGTGGCAGGTCATTGCCGCTGCGATCCAGGCCGGCTTCACGGGCCTGTCGATCCTGGCCGTGGTGACGGCCGTCATCGGTGCGTTCTACTACCTGCGCGTCGTCAAGCTCATGTACTTCGACGACCCGGAGAACACCACGCCCGTCGATGCCCCGTTCGATTTCAAGACGGTCCTGTCGATCAACGGCGTGGCGATGCTGGCGCTGGGCATCTTCTCCAGCGGGCTGATCAGCCTGTGTGTGAGTGCCTTCGGGTAA
- a CDS encoding NADH-quinone oxidoreductase subunit M — translation MNWPLLSLVVWLPILVGSVLLFVPEARASLGRGLALVASLAALALSLVLLGGFELGTAAYQFEEKTTWIKAFDIHYHLGVDGFSLPLIALTALTTVLVVIAAGSVRSRVNQYLGAFLILSGLMSGMFAALDAMLFYVFFEAMLVPMFLIIGIWGGPNRIVATIKFFLFTFFGSVFMLIALIWLYLQSGSFAIADLHQLPIGLEAQIWLFLAFLIAFAVKIPMWPVHTWLPDAHVEAPTGGSVVLAAVMLKIGGYGLIRFSLPIAPDGSAALDWLVIGLSLVAIVYIGFVALAQQDMKKLIAYSSISHMGFVTLGLFLAFAIARNTGELTGAGLGISGAMVQMISHGFISGAMFLAVGVLYDRMHSRRIADYGGVANTMPWFAMFAVLFFMANSGLPGTSGFVGEFMVILAAFKANAWFAFFAAMTLILGAGYSLYLVKRVFYGEVANKQVAELRDLDGREWIVLTVLAVFTLGLGVWPYPLIEMMEPSVANLVDHITTTKVD, via the coding sequence ATGAACTGGCCGCTGCTGAGCCTCGTCGTCTGGCTTCCGATCCTGGTCGGGTCGGTCCTGCTGTTCGTGCCCGAGGCGCGCGCCTCGCTGGGCCGCGGCCTGGCCCTGGTCGCCAGCCTTGCCGCACTTGCCTTGTCGCTGGTCCTGCTCGGCGGCTTCGAGCTGGGTACGGCCGCCTACCAGTTCGAGGAGAAGACGACCTGGATCAAGGCCTTCGACATCCACTATCACCTCGGCGTCGACGGCTTCTCGCTGCCGCTGATCGCCCTGACCGCACTGACGACCGTGCTGGTCGTGATCGCGGCCGGGTCGGTGCGCTCCCGGGTCAACCAGTACCTCGGCGCGTTCCTGATCCTCTCGGGACTGATGAGCGGCATGTTCGCGGCGCTCGACGCGATGCTGTTCTACGTGTTCTTCGAAGCCATGCTGGTGCCGATGTTCCTGATCATCGGCATCTGGGGCGGACCGAACCGGATCGTGGCGACGATCAAGTTCTTCCTGTTCACCTTCTTCGGCTCGGTGTTCATGCTGATCGCGCTGATCTGGCTGTACCTGCAGTCCGGCAGTTTCGCGATTGCCGACCTCCACCAGCTTCCGATCGGTCTGGAGGCCCAGATCTGGCTCTTCCTTGCCTTCCTGATCGCCTTCGCGGTCAAGATTCCGATGTGGCCGGTGCACACCTGGCTGCCCGACGCCCACGTCGAGGCGCCGACCGGCGGGTCCGTGGTCCTGGCGGCCGTGATGCTGAAGATCGGCGGCTACGGCCTGATCCGCTTCTCGCTGCCGATCGCGCCGGATGGCTCGGCCGCCCTCGACTGGCTGGTCATCGGGCTGTCGCTGGTCGCGATCGTGTACATCGGCTTCGTGGCCCTGGCCCAGCAGGACATGAAGAAGCTGATCGCCTACAGCTCGATCTCGCACATGGGCTTCGTGACCCTGGGCCTGTTCCTGGCCTTCGCGATTGCGCGCAACACCGGTGAACTCACGGGCGCCGGTCTCGGTATCTCCGGCGCCATGGTCCAGATGATTTCCCACGGGTTCATCTCCGGTGCGATGTTCCTTGCCGTCGGCGTGCTCTACGATCGTATGCACAGCCGGCGGATCGCCGATTACGGCGGCGTGGCCAATACCATGCCGTGGTTCGCGATGTTCGCGGTGCTGTTCTTCATGGCCAACTCGGGCCTCCCGGGGACCAGTGGATTCGTCGGCGAGTTCATGGTGATCCTGGCCGCGTTCAAGGCCAACGCCTGGTTCGCGTTCTTCGCCGCGATGACGCTGATCCTTGGTGCGGGCTATTCGCTGTACCTGGTCAAGCGCGTGTTCTACGGCGAGGTGGCCAACAAGCAGGTCGCAGAACTGCGTGACCTGGACGGTCGCGAATGGATCGTTCTGACCGTGCTGGCCGTGTTCACCCTGGGTCTCGGGGTCTGGCCTTATCCGCTGATCGAAATGATGGAACCCTCCGTGGCCAACCTGGTTGACCACATCACGACAACGAAGGTCGATTGA
- the nuoL gene encoding NADH-quinone oxidoreductase subunit L encodes MDIKTVLLLIPLLPLAGSAIAGLLRHPIGRTGAHTVTILAVAGSFALSAWVAWQVFTTDWQVLNYTVYQWAVVDGIDLEVGFLIDSLTALMMVVVTFVSLMVHVYTIGYMKDDPGYQRFFAYINLFTFAMLMLVMANNFLQLFFGWEAVGVVSYLLIGFYFKKESAVRANLKAFLVNRGGDFGLLLGVAAVLMYMGSLDYAEVFAAAPSVAGETFSPFGSVEWSVMTFICICLFIGAMGKSAQVPLHVWLPDSMEGPTPISALIHAATMVTAGIFMVARLSPLYELSSTALSFILIIGATTALFTGLIGIVQNDIKRVVAYSTLSQLGYMTVALGASAYSVAIFHLMTHAFFKALLFLAAGSVIIAMHHKQDMREMGGLGRKMPITAATAWIGSLALIGFPFFSGFFSKDLIIESTKLVERTGGSYAVFAVYAGVVVTALYTFRMLYLTFHGKARADEETLSHAHESPWVVTVPLVLLAIPSLLIGYFTVEPLLFGGALADAIYIDPASDPVAKLGDKFHGAAAFAMHGFVTPVFWLAMLGVGLATWIYLFQPSIASTLKNRFHGLWLVLDRKYGFDEFYQNVIVGGGMGLARFLSKRGDRMIIDGWLVHGSARLVGAVAARVRNVQTGFLYHYAFAMIIGLVALVFAFVLLK; translated from the coding sequence GTGGATATCAAGACCGTATTGCTGCTGATCCCGCTGCTGCCGCTCGCCGGCAGTGCCATCGCGGGACTGTTGCGGCACCCGATCGGGCGCACCGGCGCCCACACCGTGACCATCCTGGCCGTAGCCGGCTCGTTCGCGCTGTCGGCGTGGGTGGCCTGGCAGGTCTTCACCACCGACTGGCAGGTGCTGAACTACACGGTCTACCAGTGGGCGGTTGTCGACGGAATCGATCTCGAAGTCGGCTTCCTGATCGACTCGCTGACCGCGCTGATGATGGTGGTGGTGACCTTCGTGTCGCTGATGGTCCACGTCTACACCATCGGCTACATGAAGGACGATCCGGGGTACCAGCGCTTCTTCGCCTACATCAACCTGTTCACGTTCGCGATGCTGATGCTGGTCATGGCGAACAACTTCCTCCAGCTGTTCTTCGGCTGGGAGGCGGTCGGCGTGGTCTCCTACCTGCTGATCGGCTTCTACTTCAAGAAGGAATCGGCGGTACGGGCCAACCTGAAGGCCTTCCTGGTCAACCGGGGCGGCGATTTCGGCCTCCTGCTCGGCGTCGCAGCCGTGCTGATGTACATGGGATCGCTGGATTACGCCGAAGTCTTCGCCGCGGCACCTTCGGTCGCGGGCGAGACCTTCTCGCCGTTCGGCAGTGTCGAGTGGTCGGTGATGACCTTCATCTGCATCTGCCTGTTCATCGGTGCGATGGGCAAATCGGCCCAGGTGCCGCTGCATGTCTGGCTGCCCGATTCGATGGAAGGCCCGACCCCGATCTCGGCGTTGATCCATGCCGCGACCATGGTCACCGCGGGCATCTTCATGGTCGCGCGTCTTTCGCCGCTCTACGAACTGTCGTCGACCGCACTGAGCTTCATTCTGATCATCGGCGCGACCACGGCCCTGTTCACGGGCCTGATCGGCATCGTCCAGAACGACATCAAGCGCGTCGTGGCCTATTCGACGCTGTCGCAGCTCGGCTACATGACGGTCGCGCTCGGCGCCTCGGCCTATTCGGTGGCGATCTTCCACCTGATGACCCACGCGTTCTTCAAGGCGCTGCTGTTCCTGGCCGCCGGCTCCGTGATCATCGCGATGCACCACAAGCAGGACATGCGCGAAATGGGCGGCCTGGGTCGGAAGATGCCGATCACCGCGGCCACCGCCTGGATCGGCTCCCTGGCGCTGATCGGCTTCCCGTTCTTTTCCGGCTTCTTCTCCAAGGACCTGATCATCGAGTCGACCAAGCTGGTCGAGCGGACCGGCGGATCCTATGCCGTATTCGCGGTCTACGCCGGCGTGGTGGTGACCGCGCTGTACACGTTCCGCATGCTGTACCTGACCTTCCACGGCAAGGCGCGGGCGGACGAGGAAACGCTGTCCCATGCACACGAATCTCCCTGGGTGGTGACCGTTCCACTGGTCCTCCTGGCCATTCCGTCGCTGCTGATCGGCTACTTCACCGTCGAACCGTTGCTGTTCGGCGGTGCCCTGGCCGACGCGATCTACATCGATCCCGCATCGGATCCGGTGGCCAAGCTGGGCGACAAGTTCCACGGCGCAGCCGCATTCGCGATGCACGGTTTCGTCACGCCGGTGTTCTGGCTGGCGATGCTCGGGGTCGGACTGGCCACCTGGATCTACCTGTTCCAGCCCTCGATCGCATCGACGCTCAAGAATCGCTTCCACGGACTGTGGCTCGTGCTGGACCGCAAGTACGGCTTCGACGAGTTCTACCAGAACGTGATCGTCGGCGGCGGCATGGGGCTGGCCCGCTTCCTGTCGAAGCGCGGCGACCGGATGATCATCGACGGCTGGTTGGTCCACGGCTCGGCGCGCCTGGTCGGCGCGGTGGCCGCTCGGGTGCGCAACGTCCAGACCGGCTTCCTCTATCACTACGCCTTCGCGATGATCATCGGCCTGGTGGCCCTGGTCTTCGCGTTCGTGCTGCTGAAATGA
- the nuoK gene encoding NADH-quinone oxidoreductase subunit NuoK translates to MLTLAHFLTLGAILFSIGVAGIFLNRKNIIILLMSIELMLLAVNMNFIAFSRFLDNMDGQVFVFFILTVAAAEAAIGLAILVVLFRNRQTINVEDIEELRG, encoded by the coding sequence ATGCTCACCCTGGCGCACTTCCTGACCCTCGGCGCGATCCTGTTCTCGATCGGCGTGGCCGGCATCTTCCTGAACCGGAAGAACATCATCATCCTGCTGATGTCGATCGAGTTGATGCTGCTGGCGGTCAACATGAACTTCATCGCCTTCTCCCGATTCCTGGACAACATGGACGGGCAGGTCTTCGTGTTCTTCATCCTGACCGTCGCCGCCGCCGAGGCCGCCATCGGTCTGGCCATCCTGGTCGTCCTGTTCCGGAACCGGCAGACGATCAACGTCGAAGACATCGAGGAACTCCGGGGCTGA
- a CDS encoding NADH-quinone oxidoreductase subunit J, producing MPIIEIIFYLFGGVLTLAALSVITSRNPVYSVLFLVLCFFSAACIWLLLEAEFLAITLVLVYVGAVMVLFLFVVMMLDINLAVLKAGFARYLPVGILVALAMAAQLFILIWSRGLDTNVMMPRAEGEGSNTRALGEWLFTEYLYPFEIAGFVLLVAIVAAIMLTHRRRPQTKYQDPSQQVRIRREERVRLVQVESEGGEN from the coding sequence ATGCCAATCATCGAAATCATCTTCTACCTGTTCGGTGGCGTGCTGACCCTGGCCGCGCTGAGCGTGATCACCTCGCGCAACCCGGTCTATTCGGTGCTGTTCCTGGTGCTCTGCTTCTTTTCCGCCGCCTGCATCTGGCTGCTGCTTGAAGCGGAGTTCCTGGCCATCACGCTGGTGCTGGTCTACGTCGGCGCCGTGATGGTGTTGTTCCTGTTCGTGGTGATGATGCTCGACATCAACCTTGCCGTACTCAAGGCCGGCTTCGCCCGCTATCTGCCCGTGGGCATCCTGGTCGCGCTGGCGATGGCTGCCCAGCTGTTCATCCTGATCTGGTCGCGCGGTCTCGACACGAACGTGATGATGCCGCGCGCCGAGGGCGAGGGCAGCAACACCCGCGCGCTGGGCGAATGGCTGTTCACCGAGTACCTCTACCCGTTCGAGATCGCCGGCTTCGTGCTGCTGGTCGCGATCGTGGCGGCGATCATGCTGACCCACCGCCGCCGTCCACAGACCAAGTACCAGGATCCGTCGCAGCAGGTCCGGATCCGGCGCGAGGAGCGGGTCCGACTGGTCCAGGTCGAATCCGAAGGAGGGGAGAACTGA
- the nuoI gene encoding NADH-quinone oxidoreductase subunit NuoI gives MHAVRQYFQSLMLLELFKGLNLTFRYFTRPKFTLSYPEEKTPKSPRYRGLHALRRYPNGEERCIACKLCEAVCPALAITIDSTQREDGSRRTTRYDIDLFKCIYCGFCEESCPVDSIVETDFTEYHFENRGENIVDKQQLLALGDRLEPQIAAAKARDAAYR, from the coding sequence ATGCACGCCGTTCGACAGTATTTCCAGTCGCTGATGCTGCTGGAGCTCTTCAAGGGACTGAACCTGACCTTCCGCTACTTCACGCGGCCGAAGTTCACGCTCAGCTACCCGGAGGAGAAGACGCCGAAATCGCCGCGCTATCGCGGCCTGCACGCGCTGCGCCGCTACCCGAACGGCGAGGAGCGCTGCATCGCCTGCAAGCTCTGCGAAGCCGTCTGCCCGGCGCTTGCGATCACCATCGATTCGACCCAGCGCGAAGACGGAAGCCGCCGGACCACGCGCTACGACATCGACCTGTTCAAGTGCATCTATTGCGGTTTCTGCGAGGAAAGCTGCCCGGTGGACTCGATCGTCGAGACCGACTTCACCGAGTACCACTTCGAGAACCGCGGCGAGAACATCGTCGACAAGCAGCAGCTGTTGGCGCTGGGTGACCGGCTCGAGCCGCAGATCGCCGCGGCCAAGGCCCGGGACGCGGCCTACCGCTGA
- the nuoH gene encoding NADH-quinone oxidoreductase subunit NuoH: MIEQLTVLAWTVAKILMIMVPLILAVAYYTYAERKVIGYMQSRVGPNRVGPKGLFQPFADVFKLLLKEIILPANANRFLFILAPMLTLVPAFAAWAVVPFSDRLVLADIDAGLLYILAMTSMGVYGVIVGGWASNSKYAFLGCLRSAAQIVSYEIAMGFALVGVIILSGSLNLTAIVDAQGGGILSWFWLPLFPLFVVYFISGVAETNRAPFDVAEGESEIVAGFHVEYSGSAFALFFLAEYANMILISALTALLFFGGWLSPLAGVPVVGEPGPHWFLIKTFGFMFLFLWFRATFPRYRYDQIMRLGWKVFIPITIVWILVAGLFRVSGFYGG; the protein is encoded by the coding sequence ATGATCGAACAGCTGACGGTGCTGGCCTGGACGGTCGCCAAGATCCTGATGATCATGGTGCCGCTGATCCTGGCCGTGGCGTACTACACCTACGCCGAGCGCAAGGTGATCGGTTACATGCAGTCGCGCGTGGGGCCGAACCGGGTCGGGCCGAAGGGCCTGTTCCAGCCCTTCGCCGACGTGTTCAAGCTGCTGCTCAAGGAAATCATCCTCCCGGCCAACGCGAACCGGTTCCTGTTCATCCTTGCACCGATGCTGACGCTGGTCCCGGCCTTCGCGGCCTGGGCCGTGGTGCCGTTCTCCGACCGGCTGGTGCTGGCCGACATCGACGCCGGCCTTCTCTACATTCTGGCCATGACGTCGATGGGTGTCTACGGCGTGATCGTCGGCGGTTGGGCGTCGAACTCCAAGTATGCCTTCCTCGGCTGCCTGCGCTCCGCGGCCCAGATCGTGTCCTACGAGATCGCGATGGGCTTCGCCCTGGTCGGTGTGATCATCCTGTCCGGCAGCCTGAACCTGACGGCCATCGTCGACGCGCAGGGAGGCGGCATACTGAGCTGGTTCTGGCTGCCGCTGTTCCCGCTGTTCGTCGTCTACTTCATCTCGGGCGTGGCCGAGACGAACCGCGCGCCCTTCGACGTCGCCGAGGGCGAGTCGGAGATCGTTGCCGGCTTCCACGTCGAATACTCGGGCAGCGCCTTCGCTCTGTTCTTCCTGGCCGAATACGCCAACATGATCCTGATCTCCGCGCTGACCGCGTTGCTGTTCTTCGGCGGCTGGCTGAGCCCCCTGGCCGGGGTGCCGGTGGTCGGTGAACCCGGTCCGCACTGGTTCCTGATCAAGACCTTCGGCTTCATGTTCCTGTTCCTGTGGTTCAGGGCGACCTTCCCGCGCTATCGCTATGACCAGATCATGCGCCTGGGCTGGAAGGTCTTCATCCCGATCACGATCGTATGGATCCTGGTGGCCGGTCTGTTCCGGGTCTCCGGGTTCTACGGAGGTTGA
- the nuoG gene encoding NADH-quinone oxidoreductase subunit NuoG, with amino-acid sequence MATVENKPVDTVTIEVDGRELEARKGQMIIEVTDRAGIEIPRFCYHRKLSIAANCRMCLVDVEKAPKPLPACATPVADGMKVFTRSRRAVDAQRGVMEFLLINHPLDCPICDQGGECELQDLAMGYGRSISRFTERKRVVKDKNLGPLVATDMTRCIHCTRCVRFLEEIAGTAELGGVGRGEKTEISTFIERNIDSELSGNIIDLCPVGALTNKPFRYSARAWEMSARPYIGTHDCVGSKLHYHVRRGEIMRAVPRDDEAVNECWLADRDRYSHFGLAADDRVTQPRIKRDGQWQDVDWETALDFVGKRLSATIDEHGADQVGILASPRATSEEFRLLRSLADGLGTPNLDHRLRVTDDRDPNLGRARLDRPSEDLSRADAVFLVGSHLRHDQPILNHRVRSAWRSNGAKVMDLNPIAWDLPYDLAARVIVPPQQMVAGLARVLHAAYQAADASVPDSALGRFIADHVPDEAARAVADALRDADHGFVLLGDVALAHPQAAILRALADDLCRVLETARMFLPGRANSEGAWRAGAVPGANGLSAAAQIGAPLKAYILHDLEPEFDLPDPAAARAALARADLVVAFAAFAGTDLLDSAHVLLPLAAAPETDGSFVNLDGLRQIVDAVGRAPGAARPGWKILRKLGEQLELDGFDFTHIGQVAPVYDESAVGAPELDDDAFASADDGEDALWRVGVVPMFGGDALQRRSKPLQDTDHADNAYVVLHPSARDSLELGQAERVRIVQGTERAIAPLRYDDGVPPGAAWLPATSCLSSRLGAAWAPLELEAADAEDDR; translated from the coding sequence ATGGCAACAGTCGAAAACAAGCCGGTGGATACGGTGACGATCGAGGTCGACGGCCGCGAGCTGGAAGCGCGCAAGGGCCAGATGATCATCGAGGTGACCGATCGTGCGGGCATCGAGATTCCGCGCTTCTGCTATCACCGCAAGCTGTCGATCGCGGCCAACTGCCGGATGTGCCTGGTCGACGTGGAGAAGGCGCCGAAGCCGCTGCCGGCCTGCGCCACCCCGGTGGCCGACGGCATGAAGGTGTTCACCCGTTCCCGCCGCGCCGTCGACGCGCAGCGCGGTGTGATGGAGTTCCTGCTGATCAACCACCCGCTGGACTGCCCGATCTGCGACCAGGGCGGCGAGTGCGAGCTGCAGGACCTGGCGATGGGCTACGGCCGGTCGATCTCGCGCTTCACCGAACGCAAGCGCGTGGTCAAGGACAAGAACCTCGGTCCGCTGGTGGCCACGGACATGACCCGCTGCATCCACTGCACGCGCTGTGTGCGTTTCCTCGAGGAAATCGCCGGCACCGCTGAACTCGGCGGCGTCGGCCGCGGTGAGAAGACCGAGATCTCGACCTTCATCGAGCGCAATATCGACTCGGAGCTGTCGGGCAACATCATCGACCTGTGTCCGGTCGGTGCACTGACCAACAAGCCGTTCCGCTATTCCGCCCGCGCCTGGGAAATGTCGGCCCGGCCGTACATCGGTACGCACGACTGTGTCGGGTCGAAGCTGCACTATCACGTCCGTCGCGGCGAGATCATGCGCGCGGTGCCGCGCGACGACGAAGCGGTCAACGAGTGCTGGCTCGCCGACCGCGATCGCTATTCGCACTTCGGCCTCGCCGCCGACGATCGCGTGACTCAGCCCAGGATCAAGCGCGACGGCCAGTGGCAGGACGTCGACTGGGAGACCGCCCTCGATTTCGTCGGCAAGCGTCTGTCGGCAACGATCGACGAGCACGGCGCAGACCAGGTCGGCATCCTGGCCTCGCCGCGGGCGACCAGCGAGGAGTTTCGCCTCCTGCGCAGCCTGGCCGACGGCCTCGGCACGCCGAACCTCGATCACCGCCTGCGCGTGACCGACGACCGCGACCCGAACCTCGGCCGCGCGCGACTCGATCGGCCGTCCGAGGACCTGTCGCGGGCCGACGCCGTGTTCCTCGTCGGCAGCCACCTGCGCCACGACCAGCCGATCCTGAATCATCGGGTCCGCAGCGCATGGCGCTCGAACGGCGCGAAGGTGATGGACCTGAACCCGATCGCCTGGGATCTCCCCTACGACCTCGCCGCTCGCGTGATCGTGCCGCCGCAGCAGATGGTCGCGGGGCTCGCGCGTGTGCTGCACGCGGCCTACCAGGCCGCCGACGCCTCCGTGCCGGACAGTGCCCTCGGTCGGTTCATCGCCGACCACGTGCCGGACGAAGCCGCCCGCGCGGTGGCCGATGCCCTGCGGGATGCCGATCATGGCTTCGTGCTCCTCGGCGACGTCGCCCTGGCCCACCCGCAGGCCGCGATCCTCCGGGCCCTGGCCGACGACCTCTGCCGGGTGCTGGAGACGGCGCGGATGTTCCTGCCCGGAAGGGCGAATTCCGAGGGCGCCTGGCGCGCCGGAGCGGTGCCGGGCGCCAACGGCCTGTCCGCGGCCGCGCAGATCGGGGCGCCTCTGAAGGCCTACATCCTCCACGACCTCGAGCCTGAGTTCGACCTGCCCGATCCCGCCGCAGCCCGCGCCGCGCTGGCCCGGGCCGACCTGGTCGTCGCCTTCGCCGCGTTCGCCGGCACGGACCTGCTCGACAGCGCCCACGTGCTGCTGCCGCTGGCCGCAGCGCCGGAAACCGACGGCAGCTTCGTCAACCTCGACGGCCTGCGCCAGATCGTCGACGCGGTGGGCCGGGCGCCCGGTGCCGCGCGGCCGGGTTGGAAGATCCTGCGCAAGCTGGGCGAGCAACTCGAACTCGACGGCTTCGATTTCACCCACATCGGGCAGGTCGCCCCGGTGTACGACGAGTCCGCCGTTGGCGCGCCCGAGCTGGACGACGACGCCTTCGCGTCCGCCGACGACGGCGAGGACGCACTCTGGCGGGTCGGCGTCGTGCCGATGTTCGGCGGCGACGCGCTGCAGCGCCGCTCGAAGCCGCTCCAGGACACGGACCACGCCGACAATGCCTATGTCGTGCTGCATCCGTCGGCGCGCGACTCGCTGGAACTCGGCCAGGCCGAACGGGTCCGGATCGTCCAGGGAACCGAGCGTGCGATCGCCCCGCTGCGCTACGACGACGGCGTGCCGCCGGGTGCGGCGTGGTTGCCGGCGACCAGCTGCCTGTCCAGCCGGCTCGGCGCGGCCTGGGCTCCGCTGGAACTGGAAGCCGCCGACGCGGAGGACGACCGATGA